From Amyelois transitella isolate CPQ chromosome 4, ilAmyTran1.1, whole genome shotgun sequence, one genomic window encodes:
- the LOC106129384 gene encoding uncharacterized protein LOC106129384, which translates to MALSLKLLLIALCLVTIKCEYPFPEYTAFTSGHETCLSNCTKYTNEYACIVDSNNKLDYCSPNQHRRRLVKKAFTLENGPCKTPCTWNSGYSGYTCDNYWGKSNDYCDTKEWEYIQSYTHLGNECIGTCEKHDGRSYYWCYDLAKHDHFCSPLRVDEIGQYISSQMKKIRDSFDQKRTTCRSIMNIISRKRRQTPPMFSTFDSRTPGQILVYASALIALGSVGRLVSERRPNDDVYRYAYLNPSSPNDPILPLMISARVTPDVLNRIPPRGESNSIPDTAVANINRMGRHTNRPDNNNDENGHLIAYQNGGPSEVYNFAPQPRSLNRGIVVGVPEIRLSDWRRSEDSINNWVRRGNGWVDITVVVIYDDYQRNPRPIGFGQHLVFYYRNNTVRYECDDFYSNDPLAPPSLHDELL; encoded by the coding sequence ATGGCTCTCTCATTAAAGTTACTGCTGATCGCGTTGTGTTTAGTAACAATCAAATGTGAATATCCATTTCCTGAGTATACAGCATTTACCAGTGGTCATGAAACATGTTTAAGCAATTGCACTAAATATACAAATGAGTATGCTTGCATAGTAGATAGTAACAATAAGTTAGATTATTGCAGCCCGAACCAGCACAGAAGACGCTTGGTCAAGAAAGCTTTCACACTGGAGAATGGACCGTGCAAAACGCCTTGTACTTGGAACTCAGGCTACTCAGGCTACACTTGTGACAACTATTGGGGAAAGAGTAACGACTATTGCGACACCAAAGAATGGGAATATATCCAATCTTACACTCACCTAGGCAATGAGTGTATCGGTACATGTGAGAAACATGATGGTCGCTCATATTACTGGTGTTACGATTTAGCCAAGCACGATCATTTTTGTTCGCCACTAAGAGTAGATGAAATAGGCCAATATATTAGCAGTCAGATGAAAAAGATACGGGACTCTTTCGACCAGAAACGGACAACATGCAGAAGCATAATGAACATAATAAGTAGGAAGCGAAGACAGACTCCACCTATGTTTAGTACTTTCGACAGCCGAACTCCGGGACAAATATTAGTTTACGCTAGTGCCCTGATTGCTCTGGGTTCTGTAGGTCGTTTGGTATCAGAAAGGCGGCCAAATGATGATGTTTATCGGTACGCATATCTCAACCCTTCATCTCCGAACGATCCTATTCTCCCTCTAATGATTTCAGCTCGTGTCACTCCTGATGTTCTCAACCGTATCCCACCTAGAGGAGAGTCAAACAGTATTCCAGACACAGCTGTGGCTAACATAAACAGAATGGGAAGACACACAAATCGCCCTGATAACAATAACGATGAGAATGGGCATTTGATTGCATATCAGAACGGGGGTCCTAGCgaagtatataattttgcacctCAACCACGATCCCTGAACAGGGGTATAGTCGTAGGTGTCCCAGAAATACGACTATCGGATTGGAGAAGGTCTGAAGACAGTATTAATAATTGGGTACGGCGTGGTAACGGATGGGTCGATATTACCGTAGTCGTCATCTACGACGATTATCAGAGAAACCCTAGGCCTATTGGATTTGGTCAGCATTTAGTGTTTTATTATCGAAACAACACAGTTCGTTACGAATGTGATGACTTCTATTCTAATGATCCTTTGGCTCCTccaagcttgcatgatgagcttctataa
- the LOC106129424 gene encoding elongator complex protein 3 produces MTKKKPLPNLSKEEKMVIVISEIIQELLTAHRIGKDVNLNKMKTRISSKYGMSTSPRLVDIIAAVPSDAKSILLPKLKAKPIRTASGIAVVAVMCKPHRCPHINFTGNICVYCPGGPDSDFEYSTQSYTGYEPTSMRAIRARYNPYLQTRHRVEQLKQLGHSVDKVEFIVMGGTFMSLPEDYRDYFIRNLHDALSGHTSSCVAEAVKYSERAKTKCIGITIETRPDYCLQRHMSDMLNYGCTRLEIGVQSVYEDIARDTNRGHTVKAVCENFNLAKDAGYKIVAHMMPDLPNVDFERDVEQFIEFFENPAFRADGLKIYPTLVIRGTGLYELWKTGRYRSYPPSTLVDLIAKVLALVPPWTRVYRVQRDIPMPLVSSGVEHGNLRELALARMADLGTDCRDVRTREVGIQEIHNRVRPYEVELIRRDYVANGGWETFLSYEDPDQDILVGLLRLRKCAEDTYRPELKPGPDANFKQCSIVRELHVYGSVVPVNARDPTKFQHQGFGMLLMEEAERIAREEHGSDKMAVISGVGTRNYYAKIGYHLEGPYMVKMLI; encoded by the exons atgaCGAAAAAGAAGCCGCTACCAAACTTGTCCAAGGAGGAGAAGATGGTGATAGTGATATCCGAGATCATTCAAGAGTTGTTGACTGCTCATCGCATTGGCAAGGATGTTAACCTCAACAAAATGAAGACGAggatttcatcaaaatatggGATGAGCACGTCTCCTAGGCTCGTGGATATCATCGCGGCTGTCCCTTCAGATGCCAAAAGTATCTTGTTGCCGAAATTGAAAGCGAAACCTATTCGTACAGCTTCGGGTATTGCAGTAGTCGCGGTTATGTGCAAACCACACAGATGTCCGCATATAAACTTCACTGGAAACATCTGTGTCTATTGCCCTGGTGGACCGGATTCCGATTTTGAATATTCAACCCAGAGTTATACAGGCTATGAGCCAACATCTATGAGGGCTATTCGCGCGCGCTATAATCCGTATCTTCAAACCCGTCATAGAGTTGAACAGCTGAAGCAATTGGGACACAGTGTGGATAAAGTTGAGTTCATCGTGATGGGAGGCACGTTTATGAGCCTACCTGAAGATTATagagattattttataag gAATCTACACGATGCACTCTCAGGTCACACGTCAAGCTGTGTTGCAGAGGCAGTGAAATATTCTGAGAGAGCCAAGACCAAGTGTATTGGTATCACAATCGAGACTCGACCTGACTACTGCCTTCAGAGGCATATGAGTGACATGCTTAATTACGGATGCACCAG ATTAGAAATTGGAGTGCAGTCTGTATATGAGGATATTGCAAGGGACACAAACAGAGGTCACACAGTCAAAGCTGTTTGTGAGAACTTCAATTTAGCTAAGGATGCTGGCTATAAG ATAGTTGCACACATGATGCCTGATCTTCCTAATGTGGATTTTGAGAGAGATGTGGAACAGTTTATAGAGTTCTTTGAGAACCCCGCTTTTCGGGCAGATGGTCTTAAAATATACCCAACTTTGGTGATCAGAGGCACAGGCCTTTATGAGCTGTGGAAGACGGGAAGGTACAGGAGTTACCCACCATCAACCTTGGTTGATTTGATTGCGAAAGTGTTGGCCTTGGTGCCACCGTGGACTAGGGTTTACAG AGTACAAAGGGACATTCCCATGCCTCTAGTTTCGTCTGGGGTGGAACATGGCAACCTTAGGGAGTTAGCGTTAGCTCGCATGGCAGACCTGGGCACGGACTGCAGGGACGTCAGAACTAGGGAAGTTGGCATACAAGAGATACACAACAGGGTGCGCCCTTATGAG GTAGAACTGATAAGACGCGATTATGTCGCTAACGGAGGTTGGGAGACGTTCCTATCCTACGAAGATCCTGACCAGGACATTCTGGTGGGTTTGCTCAGACTGAGGAAGTGTGCCGAGGACACTTACAGGCCGGAGTTGAAACCCGGGCCCGATGCAAACTTCAAACAGTGCAGCATAGTGCGGGAGCTCCACGTGTACGGATCTGTTGTGCCT GTGAACGCCCGTGATCCCACAAAATTCCAACACCAAGGCTTCGGCATGTTGCTAATGGAGGAAGCGGAGAGGATTGCTCGCGAGGAACACGGGTCAGACAAGATGGCGGTCATATCCGGTGTCGGCACTAGGAATTATTACGCCAAGATCGGTTACCATCTTGAGGGACCTTATATGGTCAAAATGCTGATCTga
- the LOC106129426 gene encoding CIMIP2 protein GA14893, with protein MALDLVSIAQPHYIPGYTGHCPEYKYRIGDTYGSTTHKILLDPSVQHSERLVLSDRTADDFQIFRPPQTDIDVVNARFRNGDPVYKHPMMPGYEGFLPRLNAQFGQRYTVAATEALSEFQRLQLNQRAARNQLERVVDLQAGKGQPWDLVDRFSATAEFKLPLVVVRPECAGILRDLPMDEPKLSPATHSVSPYFMEDANPDKFIKKGFAGHVPYGFQRFGESSKKLTNSALCDFSSNYRRRQSTEWAPVNVVKPDPPLSINPTELYHKHVGMLPNYAGHVPGAMFRFGKTYGNDTRDAKRWLRGDFA; from the exons ATGGCGTTGGATTTAGTCAGTATAGCGCAACCACATTATATACCTGG aTATACCGGCCATTGTCCAGAATACAAATACCGCATCGGCGACACATATGGCTCAACGACGCACAAGATCCTGTTGGACCCTAGCGTGCAACATTCGGAGCGACTGGTGCTGTCCGATAGGACTGCTGATGACTTCCAG ATATTCCGACCGCCACAAACTGACATCGACGTGGTGAACGCAAGATTCAGAAATGGGGATCCAGTGTATAAACATCCCATGATGCCAGGGTATGAGG GATTTCTACCTCGACTAAACGCTCAGTTCGGCCAGCGATACACAGTGGCGGCGACCGAAGCCCTATCGGAATTCCAGAGGCTACAACTTAACCAGAGAGCAGCTAGAAACCAACTGGAAAGGGTGGTAGACCTTCAGGCTGGCAAAGGTCAGCCTTGGGACCTCGTCGATAGATTT TCGGCTACAGCGGAGTTCAAGCTGCCCTTGGTTGTGGTGAGGCCAGAATGTGCCGGAATCCTGAGGGATCTACCTATGGATGAGCCCAAGCTATCGCCAGCAACACATTCCGTCAGTCCCTACTTCATGGAAGACGCCAACCCggataaatttataaagaaag GTTTCGCTGGTCATGTGCCCTATGGCTTCCAGCGGTTTGGTGAATCATCTAAGAAGCTTACAAACTCTGCGCTGTGTGACTTCTCGTCTAATTACCGAAGAAGACAGAGCACTGAATGGGCGCCAGTTAACGTAGTCAA ACCCGACCCGCCGCTGTCTATCAACCCCACGGAGCTGTATCACAAGCACGTCGGAATGCTGCCTAACTACGCGGGACACGTGCCAGGCGCCATGTTCAG